The following coding sequences are from one Hymenobacter sp. DG25A window:
- the argH gene encoding argininosuccinate lyase, translating into MKIWDKGIAVDKKIEQFTVGRDRELDMYLARFDVQASKAQANMLAKAGLLSEAENQQLQQGLTELAAQLEAGTFTIEESFEDVHSKIEYYLTEKFGDAGKKIHTARSRNDQVLTAIQLFLKDYTERAAARTLELVEVLLRKAEQHRTDLMPGYTHFQAAMPSSFGLWFSAYAEHLLLDLALFEAAHTVADQNPLGSGAGFGSSFPIDRLQTTQELGFGNLAVSSVGAQMLRGKTEKTVAFAVAGMAATLAKMAYDLVLYNSQDLAFVELPKEFTTGSSIMPHKKNPDVFELIRARCNALQALPNTLMLATSNLPSGYHRDFQILKEILFEPMTQFLDILDIVLFALPQLKIKPDLLNQAKYDAVFSVENINQLIQTGTPFRTAYKQVGQAVEDGSYVPHREFHTTHLGSVHNLGLEEIQAKVARFKQGSKLVE; encoded by the coding sequence ATGAAAATCTGGGACAAAGGCATTGCCGTTGATAAGAAAATAGAGCAGTTCACCGTGGGCCGCGACCGGGAGCTGGATATGTACCTCGCGCGCTTCGATGTGCAGGCTTCCAAAGCCCAGGCGAACATGCTGGCCAAGGCCGGCTTGCTTTCCGAAGCCGAAAACCAGCAGCTACAACAGGGCCTCACGGAGCTGGCCGCGCAGCTGGAAGCCGGCACGTTCACCATCGAAGAAAGCTTTGAGGACGTGCACTCCAAAATCGAGTATTACCTGACGGAGAAATTCGGCGACGCAGGCAAGAAAATCCACACCGCCCGCTCCCGCAACGACCAGGTGCTGACGGCCATTCAGCTCTTCCTGAAAGATTACACCGAGCGCGCCGCCGCCCGCACGCTGGAGCTAGTAGAGGTGCTGCTGCGCAAAGCCGAGCAACACCGCACCGACCTGATGCCCGGCTACACCCATTTTCAGGCCGCCATGCCCAGCTCTTTCGGCCTGTGGTTTTCCGCCTACGCCGAGCACCTGCTGCTGGACCTGGCCCTGTTCGAAGCCGCTCACACCGTAGCCGACCAAAACCCTCTGGGCTCCGGCGCCGGCTTTGGCAGCTCCTTCCCGATAGACCGGTTGCAAACTACCCAGGAGCTGGGTTTTGGTAACCTGGCTGTGAGCAGCGTGGGCGCGCAAATGCTGCGTGGCAAAACGGAAAAAACCGTGGCGTTTGCCGTGGCTGGCATGGCCGCCACCCTCGCCAAAATGGCCTACGACCTGGTGCTGTACAACTCCCAGGACCTGGCCTTCGTGGAACTGCCCAAGGAGTTTACCACCGGTTCCAGCATCATGCCCCACAAGAAAAACCCCGATGTGTTTGAGCTGATTCGGGCCCGCTGCAACGCGCTGCAGGCGCTGCCCAACACGCTTATGCTGGCCACCAGCAACCTGCCCAGCGGCTACCACCGGGACTTCCAGATTCTGAAGGAAATCCTCTTCGAGCCGATGACGCAGTTTCTGGATATTCTGGACATCGTGCTGTTCGCCCTGCCGCAGCTAAAAATCAAGCCCGACTTGCTGAACCAGGCGAAATATGACGCAGTATTCTCCGTCGAAAATATTAACCAGCTTATCCAAACTGGCACACCGTTCCGCACCGCCTACAAGCAGGTAGGGCAGGCCGTGGAAGATGGCAGCTACGTGCCGCACCGCGAGTTTCATACCACGCATTTAGGCAGTGTACACAACCTTGGGCTGGAAGAAATTCAGGCCAAGGTGGCGCGGTTTAAACAGGGAAGTAAGTTGGTAGAATAA
- a CDS encoding M20 family metallo-hydrolase — MSAVSPSLAEEAIQLLIQLIQTPSFSREEAKTADLLVAFLTRHGAQPQRKGHNVWARNRHFNPAKPTILLNSHHDTVKPGATWTYDPFGAVVEEDRLTGLGSNDAGASAVSLLATFLHFYEQENLPYNLICAITAEEEISGAGGIRSVLPELGEIALGIVGEPTQMDLAIAEKGLVVLDCVAHGRTGHAAREEGENALYKAVADIQWLKDFRFPKVSELLGPVKMTVTQIQAGSQHNVVPDRCTFVVDVRTNELYSNPEVVELVRQHVSSEVTPRSTHLNSSRIAPEHPLVQRGMALGRRTFGSVTLSDQSMMPFTTVKIGPGDSARSHTPDEYILLSEIRQGIQGYVDLLTGLEL, encoded by the coding sequence ATGTCAGCAGTAAGCCCCTCGCTGGCCGAAGAGGCCATTCAGCTGCTGATTCAGCTGATTCAGACACCTTCCTTCTCCCGGGAAGAAGCGAAAACGGCCGATTTGCTGGTGGCATTTCTGACGCGCCATGGAGCGCAGCCCCAGCGCAAAGGCCACAACGTGTGGGCCCGCAACCGCCATTTCAACCCCGCCAAGCCCACCATCCTGCTCAACTCCCACCACGATACCGTGAAGCCCGGCGCCACCTGGACATACGACCCATTCGGCGCGGTGGTGGAAGAGGACCGGCTCACGGGCCTCGGCAGCAACGATGCCGGCGCCTCAGCGGTAAGCTTGCTGGCTACGTTCCTGCATTTCTATGAGCAGGAAAACCTGCCCTACAACCTGATTTGCGCCATTACGGCCGAGGAGGAAATTTCCGGGGCGGGAGGCATCCGCAGCGTGCTGCCGGAGCTGGGGGAAATTGCCCTGGGCATTGTAGGCGAGCCTACCCAAATGGACCTCGCCATTGCCGAAAAAGGCCTGGTGGTGCTGGATTGCGTGGCCCACGGCCGCACCGGCCACGCCGCCCGCGAGGAAGGTGAAAATGCCCTCTACAAAGCCGTGGCTGATATTCAGTGGCTGAAGGATTTTCGCTTCCCGAAGGTATCGGAGTTGCTGGGCCCGGTGAAAATGACCGTTACGCAAATTCAGGCGGGCTCCCAGCACAACGTGGTGCCTGACCGCTGCACCTTTGTGGTAGACGTGCGCACCAACGAGCTGTATTCTAACCCGGAAGTGGTGGAGCTGGTGCGCCAGCACGTCAGTTCGGAGGTGACGCCGCGCTCCACGCATTTGAACTCCTCGCGCATTGCGCCGGAGCACCCGCTGGTACAGCGCGGCATGGCGCTGGGCCGCCGCACGTTCGGCTCCGTTACGCTGTCGGATCAATCAATGATGCCATTCACCACCGTCAAAATCGGCCCCGGCGACTCCGCCCGCTCGCACACGCCGGATGAGTACATTCTGCTCAGCGAAATCCGCCAGGGAATCCAAGGCTACGTAGACCTGCTGACGGGACTGGAATTGTAG
- the argB gene encoding acetylglutamate kinase codes for MSNILKIFKIGGGIIDDEQQLRLFLAELAQVPEQKILVHGGGKGASQMLTDLGIAPKMVQGRRITDAATLDIVTMFYAGKTNKQIVALLQSYGVDALGLSGADGNAIRATRRPVQEIDYGFVGDLPLDSINTGLVNQLLRAGLTPVFCAITHDGQGQLLNTNADTIASTLARALADLYEVELHFCFEKDGVLADINDEQSVIPRITAEQYQQLKAEGVIAAGMVPKLDNAFAALAAGVERVVIENALKINEPVKTILCQQ; via the coding sequence ATGAGTAACATCCTGAAAATATTCAAGATTGGTGGCGGTATCATCGATGATGAGCAGCAGCTACGGCTTTTCCTGGCCGAGCTGGCCCAGGTGCCCGAACAAAAGATTTTGGTGCACGGCGGGGGCAAAGGAGCCAGCCAGATGCTCACCGATCTGGGCATTGCGCCGAAGATGGTGCAGGGCCGCCGCATTACCGATGCCGCCACGCTGGATATCGTTACCATGTTCTATGCCGGCAAAACCAACAAGCAGATAGTGGCCCTGCTCCAGAGTTACGGGGTAGATGCGCTGGGCCTATCCGGGGCCGATGGCAACGCCATCCGGGCCACCAGGCGCCCGGTACAGGAAATCGACTACGGTTTTGTGGGGGATTTGCCCCTGGACAGCATCAACACCGGGCTGGTAAATCAGCTGCTGCGCGCCGGCCTCACACCCGTATTCTGCGCCATTACGCACGATGGCCAGGGCCAATTGCTGAATACCAACGCCGATACCATTGCCAGCACCCTGGCCCGCGCCCTGGCCGATTTGTACGAAGTGGAGCTGCACTTCTGCTTCGAGAAAGACGGCGTGCTGGCTGATATCAACGACGAGCAATCTGTTATTCCGCGCATCACAGCGGAGCAGTATCAGCAGCTGAAAGCCGAAGGCGTTATTGCGGCCGGCATGGTGCCCAAGCTCGATAATGCCTTTGCCGCCCTGGCCGCCGGTGTGGAGCGTGTGGTTATTGAAAATGCACTGAAGATCAACGAGCCGGTCAAAACCATCCTATGTCAGCAGTAA
- a CDS encoding GNAT family N-acetyltransferase codes for MILRVANAADAQYVETLCQWYEQSAKQRGVGIAKRDPNYLIKKMERGDAIIAFLDDQLAGFCYIETFEDNKFVVNSGLIVNTELRKEGLGRAIKHRVFELSRTKYPQAKIFGITTSGPVMKINSELGYRPVTFQDLTQSDDFWKGCGSCKNYQILQDNNRKMCLCTGMVYDNLNDQFAQQPQETINFIEEPQQH; via the coding sequence ATGATTCTACGAGTTGCGAATGCTGCCGACGCGCAGTATGTGGAAACGCTTTGTCAATGGTACGAGCAGTCGGCCAAGCAACGGGGCGTGGGCATCGCCAAGCGCGACCCCAACTATCTGATTAAGAAGATGGAGCGCGGCGACGCCATCATTGCCTTTCTGGATGACCAGCTGGCTGGCTTCTGCTACATCGAAACCTTTGAGGACAACAAATTTGTCGTCAACTCGGGTCTGATTGTGAACACCGAGTTGCGCAAGGAAGGCCTGGGCCGCGCCATCAAGCACCGTGTGTTTGAGTTGTCGCGCACCAAGTATCCGCAGGCCAAAATCTTCGGCATTACCACCAGCGGACCGGTGATGAAGATCAACAGCGAGCTGGGCTACCGCCCGGTTACATTCCAGGACCTTACCCAGAGCGACGACTTCTGGAAAGGCTGCGGTAGCTGCAAAAACTACCAGATTCTGCAGGACAACAACCGCAAAATGTGCCTGTGCACCGGCATGGTCTACGATAACCTCAACGACCAATTTGCCCAGCAGCCCCAGGAAACCATCAACTTCATCGAAGAACCTCAACAGCACTAA
- the argG gene encoding argininosuccinate synthase produces the protein MKKVVLAYSGGLDTSFCVVYLTRELGLEVHTVIVNSGGFSEEELAAIEKRAYELGSTKHEVIDVTQRFYHDCLRYLIFGNVLKNDTYPLSVSAERMFQSLALAEYAREHKADYIAHGSTGAGNDQVRFDVAFSVISPNTEIITPIRDLKLSRQAEIDFLNKHGFEMSWEKAKYSINKGIWGTSVGGVETLTSHQALPESAYPTQLSETEPTNIEVTFEKGEPVALNGKAMNPVELIQALNELAGAYAIGRDTHVGDTILGIKGRVGFEAPAPLILLKAHHLLEKHTSSRWQLLHKDYVANWYGTLLHEAQYLDPVMRDFEAFLTSSQERVSGKVFVTLKPYQFELQGIESKYDMMRSKVATYGEENDAWDGRDAKGFIKIFSNQLRIHSSFNDEN, from the coding sequence ATGAAAAAGGTAGTTCTCGCCTACAGCGGCGGTTTGGATACGTCTTTCTGCGTTGTGTACCTCACCCGCGAGCTGGGTCTGGAGGTGCACACGGTTATCGTCAACTCCGGCGGCTTTTCCGAGGAAGAGCTGGCTGCCATCGAGAAGCGGGCCTACGAGCTGGGCTCCACGAAGCACGAGGTAATTGACGTGACCCAGCGTTTCTACCACGACTGCCTGCGCTACCTTATTTTTGGCAATGTGCTGAAGAACGACACCTACCCGCTGAGCGTCAGCGCGGAGCGGATGTTCCAGTCGCTGGCTTTGGCCGAGTACGCCCGGGAGCACAAGGCCGACTACATTGCCCACGGCAGCACCGGCGCCGGCAACGACCAAGTGCGCTTCGACGTGGCTTTCTCGGTGATTTCGCCCAACACGGAAATCATCACCCCCATCCGCGACCTGAAACTCTCGCGCCAAGCGGAAATTGACTTCCTCAACAAACACGGCTTCGAGATGAGCTGGGAAAAGGCCAAATACTCCATTAACAAGGGTATCTGGGGCACCAGCGTGGGCGGCGTCGAAACGCTGACCTCGCATCAGGCTTTGCCCGAGTCGGCCTACCCCACCCAACTCAGCGAAACCGAGCCTACGAACATTGAAGTAACCTTTGAGAAAGGCGAGCCAGTAGCGCTGAATGGCAAGGCTATGAACCCAGTGGAGCTGATTCAGGCGCTGAATGAGCTGGCCGGCGCCTACGCCATTGGCCGCGACACGCACGTAGGCGACACCATTCTGGGCATCAAAGGCCGCGTGGGCTTCGAAGCCCCTGCGCCGCTAATCCTGCTTAAAGCCCACCACCTGCTGGAAAAGCACACGTCCTCGCGCTGGCAGCTGCTGCACAAGGACTACGTGGCCAACTGGTACGGCACGCTGCTGCACGAGGCCCAGTACCTCGACCCGGTGATGCGCGACTTCGAGGCTTTCCTCACCTCGTCGCAGGAGCGGGTATCGGGCAAGGTGTTCGTGACGCTGAAACCGTACCAGTTCGAGCTGCAGGGCATCGAGTCGAAATATGACATGATGCGTTCCAAAGTGGCTACCTACGGCGAAGAAAACGACGCCTGGGACGGCCGCGACGCCAAAGGCTTCATCAAAATCTTCAGCAATCAGCTGCGGATTCACTCCTCCTTCAACGATGAAAATTAA
- the argC gene encoding N-acetyl-gamma-glutamyl-phosphate reductase, protein MKIKVGIVGGAGYTAGELIRILLHHEFVELGGIVSSSNAGNPVYQVHDDLVGETDLVFASELVGDEDVVFLCLGHGNSKAWLEKHELPETTHIIDLSNDFRLEADAEFHGREFVYGLPELNKSRIQQAQSIANPGCFATAIQLALLPLAQAGKLTDDVHVSAITGSTGAGQSLSETVHFSWRTNNVSIYKPFTHQHLGEIGESLAQLQTPLELDIHFIPYRGNFSRGIFASVYTPSDLTQEEARALYQKFYADAPFTTVSDKEIHLKQVVNTNKCLLHVQKFGKQLLITSVIDNLVKGASGQAIQNMNLLFGLPETTGLNLKAGLF, encoded by the coding sequence ATGAAAATTAAGGTTGGCATCGTGGGCGGCGCCGGCTACACCGCCGGGGAGCTGATCCGTATTCTGCTGCACCACGAGTTTGTGGAGTTGGGCGGCATTGTGAGCTCCTCTAACGCCGGCAACCCCGTGTACCAGGTACACGACGACTTGGTGGGCGAAACCGACCTGGTATTTGCCTCGGAGCTAGTGGGTGATGAGGACGTGGTTTTTCTGTGCCTGGGCCACGGTAACTCCAAAGCGTGGCTGGAAAAGCACGAGCTGCCGGAAACCACGCACATCATCGACCTGAGCAACGACTTCCGCCTGGAAGCCGACGCCGAGTTTCATGGCCGCGAGTTTGTGTACGGGCTGCCGGAGCTGAATAAAAGCCGCATTCAGCAGGCCCAGAGCATTGCCAACCCCGGCTGTTTTGCCACGGCCATACAGTTGGCCTTGCTGCCGCTGGCTCAGGCCGGCAAGCTGACGGATGATGTGCATGTGTCGGCCATTACGGGCTCCACGGGTGCGGGCCAGAGCTTGTCGGAGACGGTGCACTTCTCGTGGCGCACGAATAACGTGTCCATCTACAAGCCTTTCACGCACCAGCATCTCGGCGAAATTGGGGAAAGCCTGGCACAGCTGCAGACGCCGCTGGAGCTGGACATCCACTTCATTCCCTACCGCGGCAACTTCTCGCGCGGCATTTTCGCCAGCGTTTATACACCGTCGGACCTGACGCAGGAGGAGGCGCGGGCGCTGTACCAGAAGTTCTACGCCGATGCGCCGTTCACAACGGTTTCGGACAAGGAAATTCATTTGAAGCAGGTAGTAAATACTAACAAATGCCTGCTGCACGTGCAGAAATTCGGCAAGCAGCTGCTTATCACCTCGGTTATTGACAATCTGGTGAAAGGCGCTTCCGGCCAGGCAATCCAGAATATGAACCTGCTCTTCGGCCTGCCCGAAACGACGGGCTTGAATTTGAAAGCAGGACTGTTCTAA